GGAGTATTCGCTGACCGAAAAGGGGAAAAGTATCTTTCCCATCCTTGAGCAGATGTGCGAATGGGGGCGGTGTTATTTGCGGGATTGACGATGTCGACATGGTGACCCTCTGCAAGCTTTCGGCCTTCACATGACTCCATCCGCTGCGCCCGCCAACCGCTCCTACACTGCCCAACTGCTGATTTGCTGCGCGGTGAGCTTCGCCTTCTTCTTCGGCTCCTACCTGCGCATACCGGTGGTTCCTCTTTACGCCACCGAGCTCGGGGCGAGCACCTCCCAGGTCGGGACGATCAACGCCGCCTTCATGCTCATGGCCGGGCTCCTTTCCATCCCCTCGGGGCTCCTCTCCGACCGCCTCGGCCGGCGGGCGGTCATCCTTGGCGGCCTGCTGGTCATCGCCGGCTCATCGTTCCTGCTCTACCTGAGCACGACGCCGGGGCAGATGGTCATCATCTACCTGCTCTTCGGCATTGGCCTGGCGGCCTTCTCTCCCTCGATGATGTCCTATGTCGCCGACATCGCCCCCCGCACCCATCTGGGGCGGGCCTACGGCTGGTACACCCTGGCGGTGAACGTCGCCATGATGCTCGGGCCGGCCGCCGGCGGCTTTCTCGCCCGCGCCTGCGGGCTGCGCCCGGTTTTTCTCGTCTCGGGAGGGCTGACCCTCGCCATGTTCTTCGTTACTCTCGCCCTCCTGCGCCCCTCTCCGCCTGTCCTCCTCGAGCCGGCGATCAAACTCGCGGTCCTCGCCGCCCTCAAGCGTCTCGGCCGCAATCGTCTCTACCTCGCCTGCCTCCTCGCCACCGCCGGCGGCTGCTTCGCCTTCGGCATGTTCTTGACCTTCGTCCCCCTCTACGTCAAGGAGTTGGGGATGAACGCCGGCCACGTCGGCCTCATCTTCGCCGCCCAGGCCACGGC
This is a stretch of genomic DNA from Desulfuromonadales bacterium. It encodes these proteins:
- a CDS encoding MFS transporter, with translation MTPSAAPANRSYTAQLLICCAVSFAFFFGSYLRIPVVPLYATELGASTSQVGTINAAFMLMAGLLSIPSGLLSDRLGRRAVILGGLLVIAGSSFLLYLSTTPGQMVIIYLLFGIGLAAFSPSMMSYVADIAPRTHLGRAYGWYTLAVNVAMMLGPAAGGFLARACGLRPVFLVSGGLTLAMFFVTLALLRPSPPVLLEPAIKLAVLAALKRLGRNRLYLACLLATAGGCFAFGMFLTFVPLYVKELGMNAGHVGLIFAAQATANGLSRIPFGRLSDRVADRSTLVLTGLVGVTAALTIFGLFSSLSLLLACAAALGLGMGVAFTAIGALIADVVPQELRGLAMGGYSTCIYLAMMLSSASMGGVIGAVGFGRGFILAGVAGVALTLLFRGLYRKARGGMTG